TGTGGTAGAATGTCAGTAATGATTTATACTTCCACCATAAAGATCAGTAAGCATTTACGGTGTGAGATTAGATCCTGTATCATGTGATATCGATATGGTTCTGATGCATTGTTCTCTTCCCTCCCCCAGAGGAAGCCGACTACTCTGCGTTTGGTCTGGACTCTCTGACCCGTCCCAAGAAGACGGTCCTAGCGACCATGTTGCTACGGCCTGATGCCAACCGGAAGAAGCCCCTTGTGATCATCAGCCTGCCCAGGGACTTCAGGCCCGTCTCCTCCATCATCGACGTGGACATCCTCCCTGAAACACACCGCCGGGTTCGCCTCTACAAGCACGGCCAGGAGAAACCGCTGGGCTTCTACATCCGAGACGGCTCCAGTGTCCGGGTCACGCCCCAGGGCCTGGAGAAGGTTCCTGGGATCTTCATCTCCCGCATGGTGCCTGGGGGCCTGGCTGAGAGCACTGGCCTGCTGGCCGTCAACGACGAGGTTCTGGAGGTCAACGGCATCGAGGTGCAAGGCAAGTCCCTGGACCAGGTGACAGACATGATGATCGCCAACAGCCACAATCTCATCGTGACGGTGAAGCCGGCCAACCAGCGCAACAACATCGTACGGAGTGGCGGGGGCGGGGCAGCGTCCGGGAGCTCGGGGCACTCGTCCGACAGTGGCACCAGTTTCTACGGCTACTCCTCCCCGGGCATTGCCGTGGCGACGACTCCGGCAGACATCATCCAGAACTTCCATCCAGAGGAGCTGGAgagtgatgaggatgatgaggacCTTGTGATAGAGGTGGACGGAGAGGCCATGCCCATCCCACGGACCTCCTCGGCCAGCTGTACCATACCCTTCATTCCTCGCTACATGCCCCACCTGGACCTTCGCACCACCAACGGAGCCCTGGCCTCCCACAACCGCTCCGGCTCACTGGGCACGCTCAGCACTGCCGACAGGGGCCTGGAGGGAAGGAGCTTAGAGGAGGAAGGCACCGTCAttacactgtaaacacacactgtcGTAGTTGCATAGTATTTACGGGAACGCAAACACATAGTCTGACATACACTGAAGCGTACCGTCATGCATACACAAAGAACGACAACATCCACACATGCGTTGCCATAGTATCGACACCGCCCTCCCTATGCTGTCTGACAGACACATTGATTacccgtggtgttttgtgtggaGGAGGAAAGTGACTCTGCCTCGGAGAAAGGCCTCCAACTTCTCATTGACAACCATAAAAAGCACTTGTTTCTATTTAGTGAGGGATGAGACTTTCTGTGGTCTTCCACTTGAGGGCAGCAATGAGATGCTACACTGTTGTTTTTTCAATTTTGTGAACCATAGGAAAGGACTGATTTTAATGAAcaaacaaatgaatgaatgaatgcagACATCTTTAGGCTTTGACCTTACCCTAGCTTTTCTGCCCTGGTTTGTTTGATAGAGGAGACTACATTTCACAATCTGCTTTTGCCTTGTCACTTTGCAAACGACAACAACCATTCCCCTAGGAGATTACAGCTTGTGATTTTGGGAACAAAAGTAATGGCTTCTATCCTACATGTTACCATAGTAACTACCAAAGAGTAGAGGTCTGCAATAACACTCAGATTTTAGTCTGAGGAGAAACGATGTATATGGGTCTCTCTTCATGGACCCGGACATTAACCACTATTCCTGTGTTTCGTCTCCAAGCTTTTAATGTTGTTTATCACAAGAAAAACACTAGAAGCAATTATGTAAAGCAACTGAAATTACAAAAtctcttaaaggggcaatctgtaatTGCTACATCCAATTTTAGACTTTTaaatgaatgtatgtatgtatgcatgtatgtatgcatacatacatattgattcttgaagaatataactaatAAAAGCCTTGTGAGCTTAGTTCAATTGTCAAACCCCATCAGaatccaaaatataagcttgttataCCTCTTTGTTTTGTAGACTAGGTAAAtacaaacaaacactgtatagcgtCAACATGGTTAGAACTATCATTTTGTTATCATGGATTGTCATTCCTTGTATCCGTAGATCTGTCCATGGGTTCGAGAGTGTTTTCAATTCTATAAACCCCATCCTTCAGCCTTCTACCAAAATAGTGGCGGGGAGTcagttttgttgttttgaaattCCAGATTTCCGCTCTAAATATTTTAATTCTATTTCTTTTACGGTTTTTATTTCAATCTAAAATGGTTCACagtatgatttttattttatttagttcaAAATAAGTATCTCAATTCACTGTCACGGACCAACACCTCATCTGACAGGTGTGCTGTCCCTGCCTGGATGAAGATCCATCTTGTTTTTCATCCAACTTCTCTTTCCTCACGACAAGGGCAATTTCCCCACTTCGTGTACATAGTGTGACAGAATGTGATTGTAAATGTGATTCTCTGATTTCTCAGACCGTGACGCTTCACTCATCTCagcatgttctctctctcgctctctcatctgtctgtctggtttgGGAGGATGTATTTGTAACAACAGATGGTGGCTTTCTTAGTTTTCCAACTCTTGAGTTCACTTGGATGTGGCCTGAATCATTCACATTTGAAGAGTGTTCTCGCTTCATGTACAGTATTTATTCACTATTTCATTGTATATTGTTTGGAGTAACCCCTCAGTCGATCTTCAACAGAATGTGATACTGGTATAGATGACTAGCTGGACTGCGACACTGAGTACCACAGAGATGTTACGTAACTTAGAGCCAGGACGCTAATGACCCCAGCGAGGATGTCTGGGACTGTTATAGAACCCAGTCTGCAGGAAGAAGTTAGATTATTTTGTCTTGCACACGCTCTCACACATACCGACCCGGTTTCTGTGTTTGAGTAAGGTGGTGTTTGTCTAGCGCTATGCATTATGACTTGGATCAGGTGAGCACAGGTCTATTCCCACTTGTTCCTGGTCACATGACATCACCTGATGACTGCACCTACCTGTTCAGGAAGGTGAACACCAGCAAGTTCATTAGAATGTCATTAGTGTAGAGCCAAAACACTAGACAGGATAGCACTGCAGAACATCCTCATTCCAATAGATTGTAGTTTTATTCTGTGTTTAGTTGCCAGTGAGCTTGTTGTGAAGTATAATGAGAATTTAGACTAAGGCTGGACTCAACATGTAAACATTAAATGACGCTAACAGACTCCACTGAGAGCAGATGGTGTATCGATGTCCATTTCTCCTATCGCTCTCACACATCtgactcagcctctgtgtttgaGTAAGGTGGAGTTTGTCTAGCGCTATGCATTATGACTTGGATCAGGTGAATACAGGTCTATTCCCACTTGTTCCTAGTCACAGAATATGTATTAACAATATAAGCCATTTCGCAGACGCTTTCATTCAAAGCaatcccgggaatcaaacccagtaCCTTGGTGCTACAAGTaccatgctttaccaactgagctacaaagggcCACATGTACTGACCCCTGATTACTACACTGTTGTAGTTCAGGAGGGTCAACACCAGCAAGGGGATTTAGAATGTCATTAGTCTAGAGCCAAAACACAAGACAGGATAGCACTGCAGAACATCCTCATTCCAATAGATTGTAGTTTTATTCTGTGTTTAGTTGCCAGTGAGCTTGTTGTGAAGTATAATGAGAATTTAGACTAAGGCTGTACTCAACATGTAAACATTAAATGACGCTAACAGACTCCACTGAGAGCAGATGGTGTATCGATGTCCATTTCTCATTGCTTTTTACCATCCTCTCTGATGGGGAAACAAAATGTACTGGGAACAGttgcctccctctcccccctctctcctcctcagtctgacTGCAATGGGTCTTACCTGCAGAAATACCTGATGAGAATCATAAACACTGGATCACTGTAATCAGACATGCCATCTACCCAGAGTAGGGTATCATGTGAACTCCACTAGCCCTCCCTATCAGACATGCCATCTACCCAGAGTAGGGTATCATGTGAACTCCACTAGCCCTCCCTATCAGACATGCCATCTACCCAGAGTAGGGTATCATGTGAACTCAACTCCCCCTCCTTTTCAGACTGTGAGGTACAGTACTACTCTATTCTCTGTTATGGTACAGGGTGTTGAAGAGTTGcgattgctctctccctctcattccaaACAGTTCTGGAACATTCAAGGCATGATGAGTCACATTTTAGAatggaaagttttttttattttttaaatctgttaATTTATTATTGTTTTAACTACACAGGACATGGGGATCGTAACCACAACAACTATTTATTTTCTAATCATGTTTCTGTATATTATTTTTCATTGCTAAGTCAGTAAACATTTTAATGTGTTATAACTGATCCACTGTGTTTAATTCATGGTTTAATTTCATTTTCTAATCTGTTCTTTCCCTTTTTTTCAAAAGTGATTTTGTTAAATAGCTTATTTTCTGTACAAACAGCTTCTAGGGTTTTAGATTATGACACTTTTCCTGTACTGTGAATTCCTCTATTCCTGGGAGAGACCTGTATGTTTCAGAGAACACTAACCAGGCTGGGAGAGACCTGTATGTTTCAGAGAACACTAACCAGTCTGGGAGAGACCTGTATGTTTCAGAGAACACTAACCAGGCTGGGAGAGACCTGTATGTTTCAGAGAACACTAACCAGGCTGGGAGAGACCTGTATGTTTCAGAGAACACTAACCAGGCTGGGAGAGACCTGTATGTTTCAGAGAACACTAACCAGGCTGGGAGAGACCTGTATGTTTCAGAGAACACTAACCAGGCTGGGAGAGACCTGTATGTTTCAGAGAACACTAACCAGGCTGGGAGAGACCTGTATGTTTCAGAGAACACTAACCAGGCTGGGAGAGACCTGTATGTTTCAGAGAACACTAACCAGGCTGGGAGAGACCTGTATGTTTCAGAGAACTCTAACCAGGCTGGGAGAGACCTGTATGTTTCAGAGAACACTAACCAGGCTGGGAGAGACCTGTATGTTTCAGAGAACACTAACCAGGCTGGGAGAGACCTGTATGTTTCAGAGAACACTAACCAGGCTGGGAGAGACCTGTATGTTTCAGAGAACACTAACCAGGCTGGGAGAGACCTGTATGTTTCAGAGAACACTAACCAGGCTGGGAGAGACCTGTATGTTTCAGAGAACACTAACCAGGCTGGGAGAGACCTGTATGTTTCAGAGAACTCTAACCAGGCTTTGGAATTTGGTTTGtctgttcttttttctttttttttttaagataatGAGCAATGATTTTTGCTTGTCAGATAAATCAAGGTATAGATTTGTGCTGAAAATTGTCAGTATTTTCTTATTGATAGTATATGATGTACATTTTTATCACATTTTAATGAAAAAGTAATAAAGAAATGTATGAATTTAGATGCACTTGTATAATTTTTGATACCATGAGCTGGAAATATATATTCAATGTTTGCCACATTTGTTTTATAAGTTTTGTTTAATGAATAGAAAATACAAAAACATGCATTTAAATAACTTTGACAAATTTTTCAACAACCAAAATGAACAGAATGTGCAAGTTCATATATCAGTCAGAGGATGATGGGACTAATGTTACAGAACCCAGTTAGACAGGATGGATGAGACTGTTATGGAACCCAGTTAGACAGGATGGATGAGACTGTTGTAAAACCCAGTTAGACAGGATGGATGAGACTGTTGTAAAACCCAGTTAGACAGGATGGATGAGACTGTTATGGAACCCAGTTAGACAGGATGGATGAGACTGTTATGGAACCCAGTTAGACAGGATGGATGAGACTGTTATGGAACCCAGTTAGACAGGATGGATGAGACTGTTGTGGAACCCAGTTAGACAGGATGGATGAGACTGTTATGGAACCCAGTTAGACAGGATGGATGAGACTGTTATGGAACCCAGTTAGACAGGATGGATGAGACTGTTATGGAACCCAGTTAGACAGGATGGATGAGACTGTTATGGAACCCAGTTAGACAGGATGGATGAGACTGTTATGGAACCCAGTTAGACAGGATGGATGAGACTGTTATGGAACCCAGTTAGACAGGATGGATGAGACTGTTATGGAACCCAGTTAGACAGGATGGATGAGACTGTTATGGAACCCAGTTAGACAGGATGGATGAGACTGTTATGGAACCCAGTTAGACAGGATGGATGAGACTGTTATGGAACCCAGTCTGCAGGAAGAAGTTACTCttttgcatttacattttagtaatttagcagacagtaatccagagtgatttacagttagtgcattcatatTAAGAcggctaggtgggacaaccacatttcACAACTCTAGTAAGTACACTGTATCTCATTTAGTAGTTATCAGCAGTCAGAGCTAGTAGGGGGGGAAAAGTCAAGTGTGAGTGTTTTAGATCAGGAAAggctatttttttgtgtgtgtgtgtggggggggggggggggttgttatttaagatactctttaaaGAGgcagggtttcagatgttttgggGAAAATGGGCAAGGTatctgtcctagcttcagggggaagctggttccaccaatgtcaggacagagaagagctgtgACTGGACTgagctgagcgggagctgccctcccgcaGGGGTCGgcgggccaagagaccagagatGGCAGAACGGAGTAGTCTGTTGTGGGGAGCCCAGACAACCAGTGAGTTACAGTAGTCCAGACTGGagaggacaagtgcctggattaggacctgcacctcttcctgtgtgaggtagggtcacactctacggatgttgtagagcatcaACCTGCAGGACCGaatcactgctttgatgtttgcagagaactacagggtgttgtccagggtcacaccaagggtctttgcactctgggaggagGACACtatggagttgtcaaccgtgatggagaggtccAACCATGATTGAGtggtcttttgtcttgcccacgcTCTCACACATCtgactcagcctctgtgtttgaGTAAGGTGGAGTTTGTCTAGCGCTATGCATTATGACTTGGATCAGGTGAATACAGGTCTATTCCCACTTGTTCCTGGTCACAGAATATGTATTAACAATATAAGCCATTTCGCAGACGCTTTCATTCAAAGCaatcccgggaatcaaacccagtaCCTTGGTGCTACAAGTaccatgctttaccaactgagctacaaagggcCACATGTACTGACCCCTGATTACTACACTTTTGTAGTTCAGGAGGGTCAACACCAGCAAGGGGATTTAGAATGTCATTAGTCTAGAGCCAAAACACTAGACAGGATAGCACTGCAGAACATCCTCATTCCAATAGATTGTAGTTTTATTCTGTGTGTTTAGTTGCCAGTGAGCTTGTTGTGAAGTATAATGAGAATTTAGACTAAGGCTGTACTCAACATGTAAACATTAAATGACGCTAACAGACTCCACTGAGAGCAGATGGTGTATCGATTGTCCATTTCTCCTATTGCTTTTTACAATCCTCTCTGATGGGGAAACAAAATGTACTGGGAACAGttgcctccctctcccccctctctcctcctcagtctgacTGCAATGGGTCTTACCTGCAGAAATACCTGATGAGAATCATAAAAACTGGATCACTGTAATCAGACATGCCATCTACCCAGAGTAGGGTATCATGTGAACTCCACTAGCCCTCCCTATCAGACATGCCATCTACCCAGAGCAGGGTATCATGTGAACTCAACTCCCCCTCCTTTTCATACTGTGAGGTACAGTACTACTCTATTCTCTGTTATGGTACAGGGTGTTGAAGAGTTGCGAttgctttctccctctccctctcattccaAACAGTTGTGAAACATTCAAGGCATGATGACTGATGTTTTGAATGGGAAGATTTTTTTGAAATCTGTAAATGCATTGTTTTAACTACACAGGACATGTaacaactatttttttttttaaatcatgtttCAGTATATTACTTTTTATTTCTAAGTCAGTAAACATTTTAATGAGTTATAACTGATCCACTGTGGTGATGATTAATGGTTGAAGTTCATTATGTCATCTAGTCCTGGTAGCTGCATCTTCTTCACCTTTTAAAGGTGatttgataaaaataaaaaaaagttttctgTACAAGCAACTTCTAGGGGTGTAGATTGTGACTCAccatccaatcaaatcaaatgttattggtcacatacacatggttagcagatgttattgcgagtgtagcaaaatgcttgtgcttctagttcctacagtgcagcaatatctaacaattccacaacaactacctaatacacacaaatctaagtaaattAATGgcataagaatatatacatataaatatacggatgagcaatgacagagcggcataggcaagatgcaataggtggtataaaatacagtatgacATACTGTTTCTTTCAATATTGTGAATTCTTCTATTCCTGGGAGAGAACCTGCATGTGTTAGAGAATACATTAAAGATGATGGTAGATAACCTGGATGTGTTAGAGAATACATTAAACAGGATGGTAGAGAACCTGGATGTGTTAGAGAATACAGTAAACGGGAAGGTAGAGAACCTAGATGTTTTAGAGAATACAGTAAACAGGATGGTAGTGAACCTAGATGTTTTAGAGAATACAGTAAACAGAATGGTAGAGAACCTAGATGTTTTAGAGAATACAGTAAACAGGATGGTAGAGAACCTAGATGTTTTAGAGAATACAGTAAACAGGATGGTAGAGAACCTAGATGTTTTAGAAAATACAGTAAACAGGATGGTAGAGAACCTAGATGTGTTAGAGAATACAGTAAACAGGATGGTAGAGAACCTGGATGTGTTAGAGAATACACTAAACAGGGTTGGGGACATAATAGCTAGTATGTGTCTGGTTGTGTCTATTGTCCCCACCTGGTGGATAAATCGTGTTTTTATTTCAGTGCGAGCGTTCGATTTGTTCAACATATTGGACCAGAGATCATCATTCAGTTCCGTCCGAACTTGACTTCAAAATTACAATGTAAATACAATTCTTAAAATGGTATGCATGATGATGTTtctttgaaccccccccccccccccccccccctccaaaaaaataACCCTAGAGATCTCTTAGCCATCTGCTGCCTTCAGAAGAATCCAAATCAATTTTAAAAAGTTACGTTACGTCTTGGGTAAATACTGTCTGAAAGAAATGTTTATGATGAAACGTTGATTATCAGCAtgtgtggcgcagcggtctgaggcactgcatctcagtgcaagaggcgtcactacagtccctggttcgaatccaggctgaatcccCATTCggccgtgattgtgagtcccatagggcagcgcacaattggcccggggttggccctcattgtaaataagaatgtgttcgtaactgacttgccaagttaaatagtAAAGGTTTTAGTGGGAAAACCAAAGATTCGTTCATCCAGTAGAGGGGACAAAACGGCCAAATAAAATCAGCTGAAAGTCACGTGACGTGACGCGTAACCAACATGGCGACTCAGTGCTGCGTTAGCATCATCA
This window of the Oncorhynchus clarkii lewisi isolate Uvic-CL-2024 chromosome 16, UVic_Ocla_1.0, whole genome shotgun sequence genome carries:
- the LOC139368950 gene encoding partitioning defective 6 homolog beta-like, whose product is MNKNHRVPSNRSLGAVEVKSKFGAEFRRFSLDRSKPGRFDEFYRLLQHMHRIPNVDLLVGYADVHGDLLPINNDDNYRKAISVADPVLRLFLQRKEEADYSAFGLDSLTRPKKTVLATMLLRPDANRKKPLVIISLPRDFRPVSSIIDVDILPETHRRVRLYKHGQEKPLGFYIRDGSSVRVTPQGLEKVPGIFISRMVPGGLAESTGLLAVNDEVLEVNGIEVQGKSLDQVTDMMIANSHNLIVTVKPANQRNNIVRSGGGGAASGSSGHSSDSGTSFYGYSSPGIAVATTPADIIQNFHPEELESDEDDEDLVIEVDGEAMPIPRTSSASCTIPFIPRYMPHLDLRTTNGALASHNRSGSLGTLSTADRGLEGRSLEEEGTVITL